The Thermoanaerobacterium thermosaccharolyticum DSM 571 region TATTCCATCAGACAATTTCTGATGTATAAATTCTCAGATGAAACTGGCAGTTTTCGACTGGTCGCTAATTTCCCCGATTTTATGGCAATGCAATCATCGCCTACTGAAAATCTGGTTCCTAAGATGACAACATCTTTGCATGACTCTGGATCTAGTCCATCAGTATTTGGTGCATCTTTTGGATTTTCTATATTTAGATTGATAAACTTCAAATTTTGAGAAAGCAGAGGATGTATCGTCCAAGAAGGCGAATTTTTTATTGTAATACCTTCTATTAACACATTCTTGCACTTGTTTAAGAATATAGTTCTAGGTCTCCATGCGATTCTTTTGACCTTTGCGTCGTGCCACCATGTATCAAAGCTGGAATTGCCGTCAATTGTGCCTTCTCCAATAATATTCACATTTTCTACGCCAATTCCTGTTATTAAACTTGCAAAAATCTCTTTTGCTTCACCTTCCCATGAGCCTAAATAGCTGTCCTCAATCTTTTTGCAATCTATTTCTCCAGGAAGGATAGGGTACATCTCCCTCTCTTTTGCTCCTAATAAAACTGCGCCTTTTCCTAATTCCAACGTTATATTGCTTTTTAAAAAAAGTGGATAAGTCAAGTAGATACCTTCGGGGAAAAAAACCCTTCCTCCATCCGGGCAGGATATTATAGCCGCTTGTATGGAAAAAGTATCAATTCTCTTTCCATCACCATTTGCACCAAAATCCCTGACATTAATATATGCTGTCTCAGGTTTTGTCCTCAAAACAATTTCGTCCGCATCTCCAGTCTCAATATTTTTAATTGATACGCTATACTCTTTATCAGGATCTAAATTTTTAATCGTAAAAACATT contains the following coding sequences:
- a CDS encoding glycoside hydrolase family 28 protein: MVKLNVVSVTSRTISFEINTREPYYTGNKYLLYLNSTDLGKVDKNVFTIKNLDPDKEYSVSIKNIETGDADEIVLRTKPETAYINVRDFGANGDGKRIDTFSIQAAIISCPDGGRVFFPEGIYLTYPLFLKSNITLELGKGAVLLGAKEREMYPILPGEIDCKKIEDSYLGSWEGEAKEIFASLITGIGVENVNIIGEGTIDGNSSFDTWWHDAKVKRIAWRPRTIFLNKCKNVLIEGITIKNSPSWTIHPLLSQNLKFINLNIENPKDAPNTDGLDPESCKDVVILGTRFSVGDDCIAIKSGKLATSRKLPVSSENLYIRNCLMEYGHGAVVIGSEMSGGVKNVHVDRCVFRKTDRGIRIKTRRGRGSTGIIDEIHASNIKMDKVLTPFTINSFYFCDEDGKTEYVWSKEKLPVDDRTPYIGNIYLKDITCNDTQVAAGYMYGLPERKIEKVTMENIYIKFDLNAKPDYPEMLSFVDEMCRNGFYLNNIKKLKLKNVIVENASTEPFIKLNIDEEYVE